In Stigmatopora nigra isolate UIUO_SnigA chromosome 18, RoL_Snig_1.1, whole genome shotgun sequence, one genomic interval encodes:
- the LOC144211812 gene encoding transmembrane protein 238-like, translating to MSASCVGNCAHVFILAIIFDVAGLVVLLVGIFGNLNVDGHFYGDFLIYTGSLVIFLSLVWWVLWYSGNIRLYDHRSSLDINFPHWARKLSERFSRSALKSLKKKNFGKEMNGTAPRDVPTRISWDLTTGHSNKGFEGWTEGNQVGKNVELGELKSSDLNLHVVENKSEKAVSMEKVGYP from the exons ATGTCTGCCAGCTGCGTGGGCAACTGTGCACATGTGTTCATCCTCGCCATCATTTTTGATGTTGCTGGTCTGGTTGTACTTCTTGTGGGGATTTTTGGCAACCTCAATGTTGACGGCCACTTCTATGGAGATTTTCTTATCTACACAGGCTCCCTTGTCATTTTCCTGAGTTTGGTCTGGTGGGTTTTGTGGTATTCTGGAAACATTCGACTATATGATCACAGAAGTTCCTTGGACATCAATTTTCCACATTGGGCAAGAAAGCTATCTGAGAGGTTCTCCAGAAGCGCCCTGAAGTCTCTTAAGAAGAAGAATTTTGGCAAAGAGATGAACGGAACCGCGCCACGTGATGTACCCACCCGGATAAGTTGGGATTTGACAACAGGGCACAGCAACAAGGGTTTTGAAGGATGGACTGAGGGCAACCAAGTTGGCAAAAACGTGGAATTGGGGGAACTGAAGAGCTCCGATCTGAATCTTCACGTGGTGGAGAACAAATCAGAGAAGGCTGTCTCCATGGAAAAG GTTGGATATCCTTGA
- the foxk2a gene encoding forkhead box protein K2 isoform X2 — protein MAVVSVMSGSPIARLEGREFEYLMKKRSVTIGRNSSQGSVDVSMGHSSFISRRHLEIFTASEDGTGTGEFYLRCLGKNGVFVDGVFQRRGAPPLQLPRICCFRFPSTSIKITFTALLNDKKEQRNASETPIKSVQPHISPLTINIPDNIAHLMSPLPSPTGTLSAANSCPSSPRGAGLSSYRTGRVLASDLIADNSQSENDKEASGEDSPKDDSKPPYSYAQLIVQAITMAPDKQLTLNGIYTHITKNYPYYRTADKGWQNSIRHNLSLNRYFIKVARSQEEPGKGSFWRIDPASEGKLIEQAFRKRRPRGVPCFRTPVGPLSSRSAPASPNHTGALSAHSSGVQTPESLSREGSPVPMEHEQTPPPVPTPTATVQSKLAVIQEACFAQNSTGSPLTNQPVLIAVQRQVPQTTMKPVTYAVATPAIVTTTVPSAPVVQVVHQISTVTMTTLGTQPTVTLKPDSQENGRGEHQEIKVKVEPIPSITNSSIGGISRIIQSSQPAPLTTVTIMQQAPIGQHQLPIKAITQNGTHLVPISSTGTVANPLHLLATHASASASLPTKRQNGDLQEAPATKRGKTQDGEGEEVVAANGSNSNGSTGEVEVKEALGNQ, from the exons ATGGCGGTGGTAAGCGTGATGTCGGGGTCGCCTATAGCCCGGCTGGAGGGCCGAGAATTCGAGTATTTGATGAAGAAAAGGTCGGTGACCATTGGCCGGAACTCCTCGCAGGGCTCCGTGGACGTTAGCATGGGACATTCCAGCTTTATTTCCAGGCGGCACCTCGAGATTTTTACAGCAAGCGAAGATGGCACCGGCACGGGGGAATTCTACCTCCGATGCCTGGGAAAAAATGGGGTGTTTGTGGATGGGGTGTTTCAAAGAAGGGGGGCTCCACCTCTGCAGCTTCCACGAAT ATGTTGCTTCCGATTCCCCAGCACAAGTATAAAAATTACATTCACTGcacttttaaatgataaaaaagagCAAAGGAACGCATCCGAAACACCTATAAAGTCCGTGCAACCCCACATTTCTCCACTTACTATCAACATTCCGGACAATATCGCCCACCTTATGAGCCCGCTGCCTTCACCTACAGGCACCTTAAG TGCTGCAAACTCCTGCCCATCAAGTCCAAGGGGTGCAGGACTATCCAGCTATAGAACTGGCCGGGTTCTGGCCTCAGACCTTATAGCAGATAATTCCCAGTCCGAAAATGACAAGGAAGCATCGGGTGAAGACAGTCCAAAA GATGATTCCAAACCACCATACTCATATGCACAACTGATTGTCCAAGCTATCACCATGGCCCCAGATAAACAACTGACATTGAATGGAATTTACACCCACATTACAAAGAATTACCCCTACTACAGAACAGCCGATAAAGGCTGGCAG AACTCCATTCGCCACAACCTGTCCCTGAACCGGTATTTCATCAAAGTAGCACGCTCTCAGGAGGAGCCTGGGAAAGGATCCTTCTGGAGGATTGACCCGGCCTCTGAAGGCAAACTTATCGAACAAGCCTTTAGGAAACGTAGGCCCAGGGGAGTGCCTTGTTTCAGGACCCCAGTAGGACCCCTCTCATCGAG GAGTGCTCCAGCTTCTCCCAATCACACAGGCGCGCTGTCGGCTCATTCTAGTGGCGTACAGACCCCAGAGAGCCTCTCTAGAGAGGGGTCCCCAGTGCCCATGGAACATGAGCAAACACCACCACCAGTCCCTACCCCAACTGCCACCGTCCAGTCCAAACTTGCTGTTATCCAAGAGGCTTGCTTTGCACAGAACTCCACTG GTTCTCCACTCACCAACCAGCCCGTATTGATTGCCGTGCAACGGCAGGTGCCTCAGACGACCATGAAGCCTGTGACCTATGCCGTAGCCACGCCTGCAATAGTGACGACAACAGTTCCCTCGGCGCCAGTCGTGCAGGTCGTCCATCAGATTTCGACTGTAACCATGACAACACTCGGCACGCAGCCCACTGTTACACTGAAGCCAGACTCTCAGGAAAATGGAAGGGGGGAGCACCAAGAGATCAAAG TGAAAGTGGAGCCGATCCCATCAATCACAAACTCGTCTATAGGTGGAATCAGTCGCATCATCCAGAGCTCTCAGCCCGCTCCACTGACTACTGTGACCATCATGCAACAAGCTCCGATCGGTCAGCACCAGCTTCCCATTAAGGCCATCACACAGAATGGGACTCACCTGGTCCCCATCAGTTCTACTGGCACAG TTGCAAACCCTCTGCATCTTCTAGCCACTCATGCTTCGGCCTCTGCGTCCCTGCCCACCAAAAGACAGAATGGCGATCTTCAGGAGGCGCCAGCTACCAAGCGGGGAAAGACACAGGATGGCGAAGGGGAGGAGGTGGTGGCCGCTAACGGGAGTAACAGCAATGGTTCTACCGGCGAAGTGGAGGTTAAGGAAGCTTTAGGCAACCAGTAG
- the foxk2a gene encoding forkhead box protein K2 isoform X1 produces the protein MAVVSVMSGSPIARLEGREFEYLMKKRSVTIGRNSSQGSVDVSMGHSSFISRRHLEIFTASEDGTGTGEFYLRCLGKNGVFVDGVFQRRGAPPLQLPRICCFRFPSTSIKITFTALLNDKKEQRNASETPIKSVQPHISPLTINIPDNIAHLMSPLPSPTGTLSAANSCPSSPRGAGLSSYRTGRVLASDLIADNSQSENDKEASGEDSPKDDSKPPYSYAQLIVQAITMAPDKQLTLNGIYTHITKNYPYYRTADKGWQNSIRHNLSLNRYFIKVARSQEEPGKGSFWRIDPASEGKLIEQAFRKRRPRGVPCFRTPVGPLSSRSAPASPNHTGALSAHSSGVQTPESLSREGSPVPMEHEQTPPPVPTPTATVQSKLAVIQEACFAQNSTGSPLTNQPVLIAVQRQVPQTTMKPVTYAVATPAIVTTTVPSAPVVQVVHQISTVTMTTLGTQPTVTLKPDSQENGRGEHQEIKVKVEPIPSITNSSIGGISRIIQSSQPAPLTTVTIMQQAPIGQHQLPIKAITQNGTHLVPISSTGTAVANPLHLLATHASASASLPTKRQNGDLQEAPATKRGKTQDGEGEEVVAANGSNSNGSTGEVEVKEALGNQ, from the exons ATGGCGGTGGTAAGCGTGATGTCGGGGTCGCCTATAGCCCGGCTGGAGGGCCGAGAATTCGAGTATTTGATGAAGAAAAGGTCGGTGACCATTGGCCGGAACTCCTCGCAGGGCTCCGTGGACGTTAGCATGGGACATTCCAGCTTTATTTCCAGGCGGCACCTCGAGATTTTTACAGCAAGCGAAGATGGCACCGGCACGGGGGAATTCTACCTCCGATGCCTGGGAAAAAATGGGGTGTTTGTGGATGGGGTGTTTCAAAGAAGGGGGGCTCCACCTCTGCAGCTTCCACGAAT ATGTTGCTTCCGATTCCCCAGCACAAGTATAAAAATTACATTCACTGcacttttaaatgataaaaaagagCAAAGGAACGCATCCGAAACACCTATAAAGTCCGTGCAACCCCACATTTCTCCACTTACTATCAACATTCCGGACAATATCGCCCACCTTATGAGCCCGCTGCCTTCACCTACAGGCACCTTAAG TGCTGCAAACTCCTGCCCATCAAGTCCAAGGGGTGCAGGACTATCCAGCTATAGAACTGGCCGGGTTCTGGCCTCAGACCTTATAGCAGATAATTCCCAGTCCGAAAATGACAAGGAAGCATCGGGTGAAGACAGTCCAAAA GATGATTCCAAACCACCATACTCATATGCACAACTGATTGTCCAAGCTATCACCATGGCCCCAGATAAACAACTGACATTGAATGGAATTTACACCCACATTACAAAGAATTACCCCTACTACAGAACAGCCGATAAAGGCTGGCAG AACTCCATTCGCCACAACCTGTCCCTGAACCGGTATTTCATCAAAGTAGCACGCTCTCAGGAGGAGCCTGGGAAAGGATCCTTCTGGAGGATTGACCCGGCCTCTGAAGGCAAACTTATCGAACAAGCCTTTAGGAAACGTAGGCCCAGGGGAGTGCCTTGTTTCAGGACCCCAGTAGGACCCCTCTCATCGAG GAGTGCTCCAGCTTCTCCCAATCACACAGGCGCGCTGTCGGCTCATTCTAGTGGCGTACAGACCCCAGAGAGCCTCTCTAGAGAGGGGTCCCCAGTGCCCATGGAACATGAGCAAACACCACCACCAGTCCCTACCCCAACTGCCACCGTCCAGTCCAAACTTGCTGTTATCCAAGAGGCTTGCTTTGCACAGAACTCCACTG GTTCTCCACTCACCAACCAGCCCGTATTGATTGCCGTGCAACGGCAGGTGCCTCAGACGACCATGAAGCCTGTGACCTATGCCGTAGCCACGCCTGCAATAGTGACGACAACAGTTCCCTCGGCGCCAGTCGTGCAGGTCGTCCATCAGATTTCGACTGTAACCATGACAACACTCGGCACGCAGCCCACTGTTACACTGAAGCCAGACTCTCAGGAAAATGGAAGGGGGGAGCACCAAGAGATCAAAG TGAAAGTGGAGCCGATCCCATCAATCACAAACTCGTCTATAGGTGGAATCAGTCGCATCATCCAGAGCTCTCAGCCCGCTCCACTGACTACTGTGACCATCATGCAACAAGCTCCGATCGGTCAGCACCAGCTTCCCATTAAGGCCATCACACAGAATGGGACTCACCTGGTCCCCATCAGTTCTACTGGCACAG CAGTTGCAAACCCTCTGCATCTTCTAGCCACTCATGCTTCGGCCTCTGCGTCCCTGCCCACCAAAAGACAGAATGGCGATCTTCAGGAGGCGCCAGCTACCAAGCGGGGAAAGACACAGGATGGCGAAGGGGAGGAGGTGGTGGCCGCTAACGGGAGTAACAGCAATGGTTCTACCGGCGAAGTGGAGGTTAAGGAAGCTTTAGGCAACCAGTAG
- the foxk2a gene encoding forkhead box protein K2 isoform X3 — MAVVSVMSGSPIARLEGREFEYLMKKRRHLEIFTASEDGTGTGEFYLRCLGKNGVFVDGVFQRRGAPPLQLPRICCFRFPSTSIKITFTALLNDKKEQRNASETPIKSVQPHISPLTINIPDNIAHLMSPLPSPTGTLSAANSCPSSPRGAGLSSYRTGRVLASDLIADNSQSENDKEASGEDSPKDDSKPPYSYAQLIVQAITMAPDKQLTLNGIYTHITKNYPYYRTADKGWQNSIRHNLSLNRYFIKVARSQEEPGKGSFWRIDPASEGKLIEQAFRKRRPRGVPCFRTPVGPLSSRSAPASPNHTGALSAHSSGVQTPESLSREGSPVPMEHEQTPPPVPTPTATVQSKLAVIQEACFAQNSTGSPLTNQPVLIAVQRQVPQTTMKPVTYAVATPAIVTTTVPSAPVVQVVHQISTVTMTTLGTQPTVTLKPDSQENGRGEHQEIKVKVEPIPSITNSSIGGISRIIQSSQPAPLTTVTIMQQAPIGQHQLPIKAITQNGTHLVPISSTGTAVANPLHLLATHASASASLPTKRQNGDLQEAPATKRGKTQDGEGEEVVAANGSNSNGSTGEVEVKEALGNQ; from the exons ATGGCGGTGGTAAGCGTGATGTCGGGGTCGCCTATAGCCCGGCTGGAGGGCCGAGAATTCGAGTATTTGATGAAGAAAAG GCGGCACCTCGAGATTTTTACAGCAAGCGAAGATGGCACCGGCACGGGGGAATTCTACCTCCGATGCCTGGGAAAAAATGGGGTGTTTGTGGATGGGGTGTTTCAAAGAAGGGGGGCTCCACCTCTGCAGCTTCCACGAAT ATGTTGCTTCCGATTCCCCAGCACAAGTATAAAAATTACATTCACTGcacttttaaatgataaaaaagagCAAAGGAACGCATCCGAAACACCTATAAAGTCCGTGCAACCCCACATTTCTCCACTTACTATCAACATTCCGGACAATATCGCCCACCTTATGAGCCCGCTGCCTTCACCTACAGGCACCTTAAG TGCTGCAAACTCCTGCCCATCAAGTCCAAGGGGTGCAGGACTATCCAGCTATAGAACTGGCCGGGTTCTGGCCTCAGACCTTATAGCAGATAATTCCCAGTCCGAAAATGACAAGGAAGCATCGGGTGAAGACAGTCCAAAA GATGATTCCAAACCACCATACTCATATGCACAACTGATTGTCCAAGCTATCACCATGGCCCCAGATAAACAACTGACATTGAATGGAATTTACACCCACATTACAAAGAATTACCCCTACTACAGAACAGCCGATAAAGGCTGGCAG AACTCCATTCGCCACAACCTGTCCCTGAACCGGTATTTCATCAAAGTAGCACGCTCTCAGGAGGAGCCTGGGAAAGGATCCTTCTGGAGGATTGACCCGGCCTCTGAAGGCAAACTTATCGAACAAGCCTTTAGGAAACGTAGGCCCAGGGGAGTGCCTTGTTTCAGGACCCCAGTAGGACCCCTCTCATCGAG GAGTGCTCCAGCTTCTCCCAATCACACAGGCGCGCTGTCGGCTCATTCTAGTGGCGTACAGACCCCAGAGAGCCTCTCTAGAGAGGGGTCCCCAGTGCCCATGGAACATGAGCAAACACCACCACCAGTCCCTACCCCAACTGCCACCGTCCAGTCCAAACTTGCTGTTATCCAAGAGGCTTGCTTTGCACAGAACTCCACTG GTTCTCCACTCACCAACCAGCCCGTATTGATTGCCGTGCAACGGCAGGTGCCTCAGACGACCATGAAGCCTGTGACCTATGCCGTAGCCACGCCTGCAATAGTGACGACAACAGTTCCCTCGGCGCCAGTCGTGCAGGTCGTCCATCAGATTTCGACTGTAACCATGACAACACTCGGCACGCAGCCCACTGTTACACTGAAGCCAGACTCTCAGGAAAATGGAAGGGGGGAGCACCAAGAGATCAAAG TGAAAGTGGAGCCGATCCCATCAATCACAAACTCGTCTATAGGTGGAATCAGTCGCATCATCCAGAGCTCTCAGCCCGCTCCACTGACTACTGTGACCATCATGCAACAAGCTCCGATCGGTCAGCACCAGCTTCCCATTAAGGCCATCACACAGAATGGGACTCACCTGGTCCCCATCAGTTCTACTGGCACAG CAGTTGCAAACCCTCTGCATCTTCTAGCCACTCATGCTTCGGCCTCTGCGTCCCTGCCCACCAAAAGACAGAATGGCGATCTTCAGGAGGCGCCAGCTACCAAGCGGGGAAAGACACAGGATGGCGAAGGGGAGGAGGTGGTGGCCGCTAACGGGAGTAACAGCAATGGTTCTACCGGCGAAGTGGAGGTTAAGGAAGCTTTAGGCAACCAGTAG